The following are from one region of the Stigmatella ashevillena genome:
- a CDS encoding SMI1/KNR4 family protein, whose product MGTQIFDDLGPLAASALDDAEQQLGVRLPTDYRAFMLQHNGGRPEPDRFDIRWQASQAAAAAGKSSLLSWFFSIYEEREENLLVANRVDFRGRLPSGTVAIGRDPGGNLLLLRTTGLRVGEVLYWLREMEAEEGTTPTEENVGFVADSFNDFLSNRLH is encoded by the coding sequence ATGGGTACACAGATTTTTGATGACCTAGGGCCTTTGGCTGCTTCGGCGCTCGATGACGCCGAGCAGCAACTCGGTGTGCGCCTGCCGACCGACTATCGCGCTTTCATGCTGCAACACAACGGTGGCCGCCCGGAGCCGGACCGCTTCGACATCAGATGGCAAGCGAGCCAAGCCGCTGCTGCGGCTGGCAAGAGTTCACTGTTGTCCTGGTTTTTTTCTATTTATGAGGAGCGGGAGGAGAACCTTCTGGTTGCTAACCGCGTCGATTTTCGCGGCCGCTTGCCATCCGGCACCGTCGCGATCGGACGCGACCCGGGCGGCAATCTGCTATTGCTGCGCACCACTGGTTTGCGGGTCGGTGAGGTGCTTTACTGGCTGCGCGAAATGGAAGCCGAAGAAGGTACAACACCGACCGAGGAAAACGTCGGCTTTGTCGCCGACAGCTTCAATGACTTTCTTTCCAACCGTCTGCACTGA
- a CDS encoding ATP-grasp domain-containing protein — MTFFPTVCTEADVERSTWIERWPPQVQALSFRQQGIELTREQLHALARRNGIAASLFDAVGTAPLTVLQAQLDRLLQQFPAGAFVRLGSRSPKDTERFVLSGGRADSGAEVIALLSAGSIRMFVDYRRCMQNQWTPSIFLREWQPMSSAQEWRCFVYERQLLGITQYWHAQALDSDACAQLQRTGIASLMQLAAQLLQRLPLPSFVFDACLLLPSPLAARAVLIEINPFGVTTDAGLFDACDERLDRTLRWRSEVGVQQRPLADCC; from the coding sequence ATGACTTTCTTTCCAACCGTCTGCACTGAAGCTGACGTCGAGCGAAGCACCTGGATCGAGCGCTGGCCGCCGCAGGTGCAGGCGCTGTCGTTTCGGCAACAAGGCATCGAGTTGACGCGGGAGCAACTGCATGCGCTGGCGCGCCGCAACGGCATCGCAGCCAGCTTGTTCGATGCGGTGGGGACTGCGCCGTTGACGGTATTACAGGCTCAACTGGACCGCCTGCTGCAACAGTTTCCTGCCGGCGCCTTCGTGCGCCTCGGTTCGCGCAGCCCCAAGGACACCGAGCGCTTTGTGCTCAGCGGCGGGCGCGCCGACAGCGGCGCCGAGGTGATCGCTTTGCTGAGCGCGGGTTCAATCCGGATGTTCGTCGACTATAGGCGCTGCATGCAGAACCAATGGACGCCCTCGATCTTTCTGCGAGAATGGCAGCCGATGTCGTCGGCGCAGGAATGGCGCTGCTTCGTGTACGAACGCCAGTTATTGGGCATTACACAATACTGGCATGCGCAGGCGCTGGATAGCGACGCTTGCGCGCAGTTGCAACGCACCGGCATCGCATCGCTGATGCAGTTGGCCGCGCAATTGCTGCAGCGACTGCCGCTGCCTTCCTTTGTCTTCGACGCCTGCTTGCTCTTGCCTAGCCCTCTGGCGGCGCGCGCGGTGCTGATCGAAATCAACCCCTTCGGTGTGACGACCGACGCAGGCCTGTTCGACGCTTGCGATGAGCGTCTGGACCGCACACTTCGCTGGCGCAGCGAGGTCGGCGTGCAGCAAAGGCCGCTTGCCGACTGTTGTTAG